The following are encoded in a window of Fusarium oxysporum f. sp. lycopersici 4287 chromosome 5, whole genome shotgun sequence genomic DNA:
- a CDS encoding ubiquitin thiolesterase, translated as MAKRQASEALDDLVGVASPASKRSRLDDIDSPEPNGASNELIDESNTHGNAQEDDADEEDGQDPTATAPIRQSAPTDGYDDLYLDTIDRNVLDFDFEKLCSVSLSNINVYACLVCGKYFQGRGPKSHAYFHSLDEDHHVYINLETQRVYVLPEGYEVKSRALDDIKYVSDPRYSKKEVIEMDRTPRTSYTLDRKEYIPGFVGMNNIKDNDYLNVIVQALAHVAPLRNYLLLEDFSNKTELVKRCSILVRKIWNPRAFKAHVSPHELLQEISLRSNKRFTLTTQSDPVDFLSWFLNNLHLGLGGSKTKPGSSMIQRTFQGKMKVESQAITARADATDRLRFEDADVKVDIVRFLLLTLDLPSAPLFQDELEKNIIPQVPLTTILTKYDGQRAQEHHAQRKRYRLMHPLPPFLAFHVKRFSQNKFVSERNPTIVTFDARNLDMSPYVEPNPKEWPPGEPIWYDLVANVIHEAVRVREDVVDSGEERKTWKVQLKNKATGEWVVCQDLYVDKVQSELLYLGEAYLQIWERRRDPRGKGKAS; from the coding sequence ATGGCCAAGCGCCAGGCCTCCGAGGCCCTCGACGatcttgttggtgttgcgTCGCCAGCTTCGAAGAGATCTCGATTGGACGACATTGATTCACCCGAACCGAACGGTGCTTCGAACGAACTCATCGATGAGTCTAATACCCATGGAAACGCGCAAGAAGACGAcgcagacgaagaagacggccAAGACCCCACTGCCACAGCACCTATAAGACAATCAGCACCTACTGACGGGTATGATGACCTTTACCTCGATACTATCGATCGCAACGTGCTCGACTTCGACTTCGAGAAGCTGTGCTCCGTTTCCCTTTCGAACATCAACGTTTACGCATGTCTTGTTTGCGGAAAGTATTTCCAAGGTCGTGGTCCGAAGTCCCACGCTTACTTTCACTCGCTTGACGAGGATCACCACGTCTATATAAACCTCGAGACTCAGCGCGTCTATGTCCTTCCTGAAGGCTACGAGGTCAAGAGTCGCGCGCTCGACGACATCAAGTACGTTTCGGATCCGCGATATAGTAAGAAGGAGGTTATCGAGATGGACCGTACACCACGTACCAGCTACACCCTTGATAGAAAAGAGTACATCCCTGGATTTGTGGGAAtgaacaacatcaaggacAACGATTATCTCAACGTCATAGTACAGGCTCTTGCGCATGTCGCGCCATTACGCAACTACCTACTTCTCGAGGACTTTTCGAACAAGACGGAGCTTGTCAAGCGATGCAGCATTCTAGTCCGCAAGATCTGGAATCCGAGGGCGTTCAAGGCTCACGTCTCTCCTCATGAACTTCTCCAGGAGATATCACTGCGCTCAAACAAGCGCTTTACCCTCACAACTCAGTCGGATCCTGTCGATTTTCTGTCCTGGTTCTTGAACAACCTCCACCTCGGGCTCGGTGGCAGCAAGACCAAACCTGGCAGCTCCATGATCCAGCGTACGTTTCAGGGTAAGATGAAGGTTGAGTCTCAGGCCATCACAGCTCGTGCCGACGCTACTGATCGACTGCGTTTCGAGGATGCGGATGTCAAGGTGGACATTGTGCGCTTCCTCCTTCTGACGCTGGACCTCCCGTCAGCGCCACTCTTTCAGGATGAGCTCGAAAAGAACATCATCCCTCAAGTTCCCCTGACAACCATTCTCACAAAATATGACGGTCAGAGGGCTCAAGAACACCACGCTCAACGCAAGCGTTACCGACTCATGCACCCTCTTCCCCCCTTTCTTGCCTTTCACGTCAAGCGCTTCTCCCAGAACAAGTTTGTTTCTGAGCGCAACCCAACAATCGTCACTTTTGACGCGCGTAATCTCGATATGTCGCCATACGTGGAGCCAAACCCCAAGGAGTGGCCCCCAGGCGAGCCCATCTGGTATGATCTGGTAGCCAATGTCATTCACGAAGCTGTTCGAGTACGAGAGGACGTTGTTGACAGCGGCGAGGAACGTAAGACGTGGAAGGTTCAGCTGAAAAATAAGGCAACGGGTGAATGGGTGGTTTGTCAAGATTTATATGTTGATAAAGTACAGAGCGAGCTGTTATATCTTGGTGAGGCATATCTCCAGATCTGGGAACGGAGGAGAGATCCCAGGGGCAAAGGCAAGGCCTCATGA